tgaagaagaAACGTATTCAACGATTTTTATATTTCACTCTAACCAAATCTTATTAATCTTCTGTCTAAGATGTGAGACAAACATACATTCAAcgagtttcatagaaatgggAGAAATCCATTATGCTGCATTTCTACCTATTGAAATTGTTAGTACTTAAATTGCCAACTAAAACAGAGCATCCAATTTCAGTAAACCGTTTCCATGTGTTCATAAAAACACATGTCGACTCTCATATACCAATTCAGTGAGTGGTGTATGGTTTACTTCCTGATAACGATACAAATACGTTGAGCTGGAAAAAGGAGAATGAATGCTTCATGAAGTTATGAAACAAAGGACCcacatatttcaatattaacCCAATTTCAAGTAGGGCGGAAGTATGACCTTCCAGTTGTCGTAGTTTATGCTTTTCAGATTTATTTGTTGGGTGGCATTGCTTGGGATTTACTAAGATGTGAGGACAGAAAGAATTGCAagtataatttaaaataaagaatAGTTACTTTGTTCTGTGAAACTGCtgcaacaaaccaaaaaaaaattttaaggggTATACCAAAGAGTGATATAATTGCTAAATAATTGCACGTAGATATAATTGCTAAATAATTTCAAACTAACTTTCGAGTTTAAAACCATATAACACATGGGCTGACAATTCTTCCCtttaaattgtttaacaatggaaaaaaaaaatccacgtCTTGATTTATTATTACCGAtttacttctcccatatcaatgagtgctgtccgattcaaaattATGcttaatgataagaggcctcctttttatagcccagtccgaacggcgaagttggggagaagtttttacaaggccagtacctcacaaatgtcgccagcattagaaggggacactcgtaaccaccgatgaaatttttttctgatggtctcgccaggattcatacCTAAACGTTCAGCGTCagaggcggacattctaacctctgcgcttcggtggcctccatttataTATTACCCTTTGAATTTTATCAACGAATCTTAAAAATTTGAGCTTAAAGATGAATTTCTtgtacttctcccatatcaatgagtgctgtccgattcaaaattATGCTTGTGGTGAGTGGTGTAGGcggtttgaatttattttaaacactttatttatttgtttcttttatttttacacTCATTGAGCTCGTGTTAGCTTCTCTTCTTCACAGGTGTCCGACTTAGATTTCTTTTGAAACACAGAGCATAATCAAAATGTAAATCGATAACAAACAGAAGCATAAGTTGTTATCGTCAATAATTAGGCTATCGACATAATTACATGGTATAAGGTGCTTAGGTACTACTACTTATATACTATAGGCTATTTACAGAATTACATGGTATAAGCTATTTAGGTACTACTTGTATACTACAATTCGGCCGTCCTGACAATAAGAATCACCCGATTctttgcctttacattttcaaaCCTGTCTAACGTAATTTCTTATTGCCCTTAAACCAGTGTTTGATGTTATGGGCAGCCCAAGTACCCTTGTACGGTATTCTACTCTGTTGGAAACCATCTACGTCCTCCAGTATATATCGATCGTTTTCCAAAACTTCTGTTATCTTATACGGACCTTTATACTTCGGAATCAATTTCCTCGCCACGCCCGTGCTAACATCAAAATTCTTTATCACAACATAGTCTCCTTTCTTATACGCAACTGGACATTTCCGTCGACGTTTTACAAGTAGTTCGTTGTATGCCTGCGCCTGTACCTCTTTCTCATGAGCTTTATCTCTGACTTCTTCAACATTTCTATAGTCTTCCTCCATAATATTCTCCTTAATACCATCTAAAACATTTCCTTTTTGATTCACTCCAAACAACATCACGCTTGGATGTTCATCGATCATTCTATGCCTAGTATTGTTCAAACTGAATTCAACCGACTCTATAACGTCCTCCCAAGATCTACTATTCCCACTGTCTGCTAGTTTCGCTATCATTGGGCCAAGATTCCTATTTACCCTTTCAACTTGCCCATTAGCCTGTGGCGAACCAGTAGCAATCAGGATATGACGAATGTCATTCCCCTCCAAAAATGTCGCAAAATCTTTCGACGTAAAACTAGAACCTCTGTCTGATATTATACACGTTGGCCTACTGTAGTATCTAAAATATTCACGAAGTGCTTTAATCACCTCATTCGTTGCTGTAGTCTTCGTAGGGTACAATTTCACATACTTCGAGCACGCATCTACAACTACTAGCAAATGTTTCTTCGAGCTGCCTCTATTTATTGGTCCATAATGGTCGATATGTAACATCTGAAAAGGCCTTTCTGGTTTCGGTATGTTATGGATGTAACCCTCTACTTTACCACCTTTACTCGAAAATACTATGCATCTCAAACAATTCCTGATGTGTTCGCATACTTTCTTCCTAATTTGCGGGAACCAATAAGTTTTTTCTATCAATTCTACAACTTTACTTATACCAACATGACCCATCTCATCATGATAGTGATATATAACATGAGATTCCATTGCCTCAGGCACATAAAATAGCTGTCTTTTCTTGTCTATTTTCTTATAAAGCACACCATTTCTCATCTCATAATATTTGTGTTCTGTGTTCTGCAATTGGTCTTTCAACTTAACAATCTTGGGGTCTCTATTTTGGCAAATTACTAAATTCTCCTCTAAGGTGTTAGTCTCTATCACCATTACTTCCTGGCACCTACTCAAAGCATCTACATGCTGCATACGTTTTCCGGTGCGATGCTCGACGACATAATCAAAGTTCTGCATCTCTAGTGCCCACCTGGCGATTCGTGGATTCAACTCTCTCTTATTCAACGTCATTGTAAGTGAGTTGCAGTCTGTTATTATTTTGAAATGCCTTCCATGCAAATACACGCGAAATCTCCTCAATGCATAAATTATGGCCAAAGTCTCCAGTTCGTAACTATGGAATTTCGACTCAGCTTCCGTAGCCCTTTTCGAAAAATAAAACACTGGATGCCATTTTCCATCATCGCTCTTCTGAACCAAAATAGCCCCAAATCCTAAGGCACTTGCGTCGCAATGAAGCTCCGTTATGGCTGACGGATTAAACAATGCTAACACAGGCGATTCGACAAGTTTCGTCTTCAACGTATCAAAAGCCTTCAATTCCTCGCATCCGATTACAAATTTTCTATCCTTCTTTGTCAAATCATGTAAGGGTTTGGCTATCATGGAAAAATCTTTAATAAAACGTCTAAAATAAGAGCATAACCCCAAAAAACTTCGAAGAGAGTGTACTTTGTCCGGCAATGGAAAATTCCTTATCGCCTCTATACCTTTATCATCTGCACTTATACCTAAAGAATCTATTTTATACCCTAAGTATTTCACACTAGTTCGTAAAAATTCACATTTGTCTAACCTTAATTCCAATTTGTTCCTTACAATTCGTCTCATAACTTCTTCGATAATAGCAAGATGTTCAGTCATGTCCCCCGATGCTATTAGAATATCATCCAGATAAAGTATAACTTTTCCTTGCCTAACTAAATCCGCAAAAATTCTATTGACAAACATTTGAAATACCGACGGAGCGTTTTTTAGCCCAAAAGGCAttcttaaaaattcaaattgtccTAAAGGTGTTATAAATGACGTATACTTTACAGAATCTTGATGCATGTGGACATGGAAAAACCCATTTTTCAAGTccaatttagagaaaattgtctTGCCAACTAAAGTGTCCAGTAAATCATCTATTAAAGGTATGGGGTAATTGTGCTTCGCAGTATTTTTGTTCAAGTTACGGAAGTCCACACACATTCTCAATTCTCCTGTCTTCTTGCGTACTAAAACTATGGGCGAAGCAAATTCCGATTCACTAATTCTAATTATCcccttttccaaataatcgtctaaaatGTTCTGAAGTTCATTCTTCTCAGCATACGACAGTCTACGAGGAGGACAATGAAAAGGTTTCACATTTTCCAAAACTAGTTTCATTTCACATTTCACATCCGGTTCCAACGGCCGTAACATTTCAACATAAGTGGAACGAAAAATATCTTCTAATTTCTCTTTAAATTCATGTTTTAAATCGTTCCCAGTCTTAAGATCTAAATCGCTCATATTCGGGCTTACATCTATCGACATAATCATTTTACTGAATTTCTCTTCCTCTTCATAATAATCTATAGTAATATCGTTGTCATAATTTTTAACAGTAACATCTGAATCTGGCTCACCTAAAATTATTGTACTATTTGTCTTTGACAGAAAATCTCGGCCCAATATTACAGAATACTTCATAGAATCTTTGTCAACCACGatcaattcaaatttcatttttttattaagtACTTCAATgtaacaaaaacattttccatgtATTTTCAATTTAGAATTGTTTATgccataaaatgaaaaattattaaattcaaGAGTCTGTACTTCATTCGGTAAAACATCTTGTCTTATCATACTGATCGGGCTACCAGAGTCTATCAGGCATTCTaaagtaaatttaaaattattattaaataatggACTAAAATTAAACAATCTTACATAATGGTTCATTTTCTCATCGTTCTTCTTCTTATTTAATTCACAATCGCTGACCATATGCTCTTCGCTGCCACACGCATAGCACGTCCCAGGCTGTCGACGAGGTTTGCTGCAGTCGGCTGCATAATGACCTACGCTGTTGCAGTTATAACAACGAACGCCGACTCTCGTTGTTGGTTGTTTACCTTctgtattttctttatttttctgtGTTGTTTGTTGGGCTGTTGATGGTTTGCTTAACTTAACATTTGCAAGTGACTTCAACAAGTCGTCGGTACTTGTGTGTTGTTGCAAAGACATTTGCATGCGTATCTGTATATTTGGTATACCATCCACTATGTACTCCACTAATTCATCTTCATCTAAAGAGAGCTTGCTTGCCAACATTATTTTGTCATTACAGTAGTCAGTAAAATGTTCACCATAACTCCATTTACGGCGCTCAAAATTTCTGCGAAGCTCTAATTTTGTTTCTTTGGTGCCGAACATCAAGCAGAATTGTTGAAAAAGTTCATCAAGATTTTCGTCTGAAGTGTTTCGTCGCGAGTGTAGCCATACCTGCGCTCTGCCAATCAACTTTGTTGCGAACAATGCTCTCAACATGTTGTCAGACAACATGTATGTCTTTTGAATATCACGCAGCTGGGTAACCCAAAATGTGCCATCGGTTTTACCATCATAATTTGAGATAAAGTTGCTTACCAAGCTAAGAGAAATACCAGCAGCTGCAGACTGCTCAGCTGCGCAATCAACTGATCTCAACATTTGGTTCTCTTTGCGTAAGAGTTCTTGTTCACGTTTTAGCAACTCATTCTCTTTTTTCAATAGCtccatttctttttctttcagtgACGCCTCCAAAGTAAATTCTGCACTGCGgaagttgttgtagttgtttacTCGTCGGTCAAATCTGCCACTTAATATCTCTTCGTTGGGGTTCGAAGTGTGCtgcaatttgtgtttttctttttctggaGTTcgttggtttttgttgttgttcggaATATTTTCGGTTGTCATAACTTTTGTGTCTGCATTGTCGTTCTTACTTGTGCCCTCTAATTTTGCGGTATTCTTTACATTTTCACTTGCCTGTAGATTTTCTTTATGTACCACTGACTGTCCTCCATCGACAGTCAAATGTTTTTGGATAACGGTACTGTCGTATTCTTTTGTTGTTTCCACCTCTATCATTTTTGTGAGTTCCTCTTTAGGCACATCTTTTAAACGAAGAACCAACTGCCGTTTTGTTCCGTctgtagacaaaaaaaaaattcctgcaCAAAGCCTGCAATGTTGTTAAAGACAATTCTTCTTCCATGAATTCCATTTTTTCGcagggaaaaaaaaaattctctaataTCCCACTTCTGAGTTTGTGGTGAGTGGTGAAGGcggtttgaatttattttaaacactttatttatttgtttcttttatttttacacTCATTGAGCTCGTGTTAGCTTCTCTTCTTCACAGGTGTCCGACTTAGATTTCTTTTGAAACACAGAGCATAATCAAAATGTAAATCGATAACAAACAGAAGCATAAGTTGTTATCGTCAATAATTAGGCTATCGACATAATTACATGGTATAAGGTGCTTAGGTACTACTACTTATATACTATAGGCTATTTACAGAATTACATGGTATAAGCTATTTAGGTACTACTTGTATACTACATGcttaatgataagaggcctcctttttatagcccagtccgaacggcgaagttggggagaagtttttacaaggccagtacctcacaaatgtcgccagcattagaaggggacactcgtaaccaccgatgaaattttttttctgatggtctcgccaggattcatacctagacgttcagcgtcagaggcggacattctaacctctgcgcttcggtggcctccatttataTATTACGCTTTGAATTTTATCAACGAATCTTAAAAATTTGAGCTTAAAGATGAAttttttgtaaagggtgattttttagcttattatctttttggcaatgcTGGTTTAAACCACTCACGTACGATTCGTGTTTTGCTTGactgtcaaatatcttcagttttgtctataatttaaccataaatcgtttcacaaacgaacaacgcttgcaaactattgaattttattatcaaatgcGTGATTTATTAAAGTTCATCGCACGCTTCTTCCAATTTGTggtcgaagctcatttttggctcaatgggtacgtataCCAATGCATCCTGAAAAAGTCCAAGTTACTTCCTTAGAGATGATGCGAAtggtaacataactgtgaatggtgagccctaccataagatgatatccaagtcaagagcttgatttgcatgacatgtgatttcaacaagacggtaccacatgccacacagctcgcgtaacaatggatttattgagaggcgacttcggtaaacattttatttcacgtacgGGACCGGTCAATGGACCGCCTTGATCGtacgatttaatgcctttagactagtttttgttgggctatgttaaaactaatgtctatacagacaatacagctttaattgacgcattggaagacaacattgatgcatttattcgtgagataccagacgaaatgttggaaagaatgtGCAAAAGTGGATGGAACATTTGAGgcccagtcacggtcaacatttgtatgaaataatcttcaatcattaaattatatggaccgtactatatattcaaataaagatttcatacattttcctgaattttctgtctttttaaaaattcacaCTTTACATGCTGAACACGGCTGCTCCTTAAATGGTTAATAAGAAGTCTCTGGCTATTCTGCAtaccaaaaacggcaatttGCCCGTTAGAAATGACCCTCGTCTATGGaaacagaacaagtaaaagcgtgttatgtTCGTCCGGGCTAAATCTTATCTACTTTtaaccatagatcgcatttgtcaagttctctgcccggtatctctttataggctaCAACTAAAAGCGttataagttcggtcgggccgaatcttatatatcctccaccatggaccgcatttgtcgagttcttttcccggtgtctctttttaggcaaacaaaataaaggaaaggataagatttgcgtcctttaggggctcaaaacgtaaaatagggaagctgtattagACTAActtggaggccacagtagcgcagaggttagcatgtccgtccatgacgctgaacgcctgggttcgaatcctggcgagaccatcagaaaaaaaatttcagcggtggttttcccttcctaaatCACCGCGATATTTGTGATATGATATATGATTTGTGATATTTGTgtgtactacgccatgtaaaacttctctccacagagaagtcgcactgcggctcgcctttcggactcggctataaaaaggaggcccattatcactgagctttaacttgaatcggagtgcactcattgatatgtgagaagtttgccctcgtttcttagtggaatgttgatgggcaaaatttgcaatttgcgctctctagagactcaagaagtcaagaccctcgatatgtttatatgacagctatatcagtttatgcaccgatttcacccatacttggcacagttgttggaaatcataaagacgaaatttcagccacatcgggtaagaattgcgtcctctagtggctccagaagtcaaggtgtgagatcaatttatatggcagctatatcaggttatggaccgatttgaaccaaacttctcatagttattggaagtcgaaacacaccgtgcaaaatttcagccaaatcggataggaattgcgccctctagaggctcaagaagtcaagaccccagatcggtttatatgacagctttatcaggttatggaccgatttcaaccatactcagtacagttattggaaatcccaacaaaacacaccatgcaaatttcattcaaatcggataaaattgtagtggctatagtggctcaagaagtcaatatccaacaacggtttatatggcagctatatcaaaacatggaccgatatatttgattaacaatcccaaccgacctacacctataagaagtatatgttcaaaatttcaagtagctagctttactccttcgaaagtaagcgtggtttcgacagacagacggacggacagggttagatcgacataaaatgtcatgacgatcaagaatttgtatactttatgtatggggtctgagacgaatatttcgagaagatacaaacaaaatgaagaaattggtatacccccgttctatggtggagggtataaaaacggataatgaataagaattactATGATACTGAAGCCATCGGACAGACAactcgccttttatgagcccaagacattaaatcgagagatcgaatcATACGGCAGCCCGGGATGTAGCCAGAAGCGAATGTGCTCTCGGGCCCGAGCTTCCAGCCCCTGCAATGATTTTgtttaaaggaaaatttaaattaaactgGTTTTAGAGAGAAAATGATAAtgacattttttgaaataacaaaattctatatttataatattctagaAAGAtaacattttgctgaggccgGGCCGCCTTAAGATTCTatttcttaaggacaaaattgtaatgaaattcttgcaaaaaacaaacattctctaatggcaaaacttcagcccaggcattttttgttttaaatatcaaTAAAGTTTTGTCTAAAGACTTATAtttgataattaaattttagtgaaaaactCTCTACAGACAACCTATCTTccatattgtttttataccctccaccataggatggggggtatactaatttcgtcattctgtttgaaactactcgaaataacttccgaaggagtaaagctagccacttgaaattttgcacaaatacttcctattagtgtaggtcggttggtattgtaaatgggccatatcggtccatgttttgttatagctgccatataaaccgatcttgggtcttgatttcttgagcctctagagtgcgcaattcttatccgattgggatgaaattttgcacgacgtgttttattacaaTATCCAATAGCtcttctaagtatggttcaaatcggttcataacctgatatagctgccatataaaccgagcttgagtcttgacttcttgagcctctagagtgcgcaattcttatccgattttaatgaaattttgcacgtagtatttcgttatgatatccaataactgtgccaagtattgttgaaatcggtttataatctgatatagttgccatataaaccgatcttgtgtcttgacttcttgagcctctagagtgcgcaattcttatccgattggaataacatttatcacgacgtgttttctaatgatatccaataactgtgccaagtatggttcaaatcggtccataacctaatatagctgccatataaaccgatcttgggtcctgacttcttgagcttctagagggcgcaattcctatccgatttggctgaaatgttgcaagacatttttttttcttactttcaacaactatgtcaaataaggttcaataaggttcgatttgcctgaaattatatactacggatcctctcgtgaccatcaacatacgtgtttattatgatctgaatcggtctatagcccgatactgctcccatataaatcgatctctctattttacttcttgagcccccaaagggcgcaattcttattcgaattggctgacattttacataggtctccaacatgtaataatataataatattagAGCAAATCttgtcttatatccttttttgactaagaggagatgccgggagaagaactcggcaaatgcgatccatggtagagggtatgtaagattcggcccggccgaacttagcacgcttttacttgtttttgcctaagaagagatgccgggaaaagaagtcgacaaatacgacccacggtggagggtatataagatttggcccggccgaacttagcacgcttttacttgttgaagcttaaatttcaataaaaaattttggggctgcTCAATTCATTTTGCGACACCACATATTGCCTAaacattttaaagcctttttataaTGCTTATATGTCCTAAcaatattttcctaaaatttcttctattgacaactttcaaaaaattttttaaataacaaaatttcaacccactACTCCTGACGCTCGATTCCGTTGTTcgatttttatgtaattttatacattcataatttagagaatttatattgacgttgcatttttttttgaatttttaaaaattttgaataaaaaaaatattattttttatattgtatGGCCATTTAGCGAAGAGGAGGTGGATTTTATGACTTAGGCATATAATCGCACCTTACTTGCAAAGAAGTAGGAATACTCCCATAAATTTATTTCTAGTACataaaccatcaaatgcaaatgACACTTAAACGGATTTCAGACATCTCACTCCcatgaattttgagaaatttttataccctacacgaatactgtggtacagggtattataacttagtgaattagtttgtaacacccagaaggaagagagatagataggTCGATTTATTGTAGctttgcccgtctgtctgtctgttcgatcgtctgtctgtccatgttaatttgtgtacaaagtacaggtcgcagttttcatccgatcgtcttcaaatttggtatgggcatgtttttcggcctagagacgaagcctactgaaattggaaaaaatcggttcagatttggataaagctctcatatatatgttcgtccgatttgcagtaatattgcaataaaatggtattttgttaaccgattctctcgaaattcggcaggaaggattttcttatgactctcgatattactggcgaatttcatagaaatcggcttagatttagatatagctatcatatatgtatatcgccagattttcacaccaagagccgctgcaagcgcatAATTTGACCCAtcttcccaaatttttgcaccacgctttcctcgacgactaccacattatctgaaaagtttacttgaaatcggttcagaatttggtatagctcccatatatatgttcgtcagattttgggtcatttgcaaaaatgttgtcatttgtcaaccgtagttattactgtttgaccatatttgatcgccgaggtctatcaaaattg
The Stomoxys calcitrans chromosome 3, idStoCalc2.1, whole genome shotgun sequence genome window above contains:
- the LOC131995981 gene encoding uncharacterized protein LOC131995981, yielding MIEVETTKEYDSTVIQKHLTVDGGQSVVHKENLQASENVKNTAKLEGTSKNDNADTKVMTTENIPNNNKNQRTPEKEKHKLQHTSNPNEEILSGRFDRRVNNYNNFRSAEFTLEASLKEKEMELLKKENELLKREQELLRKENQMLRSVDCAAEQSAAAGISLSLVSNFISNYDGKTDGTFWVTQLRDIQKTYMLSDNMLRALFATKLIGRAQVWLHSRRNTSDENLDELFQQFCLMFGTKETKLELRRNFERRKWSYGEHFTDYCNDKIMLASKLSLDEDELVEYIVDGIPNIQIRMQMSLQQHTSTDDLLKSLANVKLSKPSTAQQTTQKNKENTEGKQPTTRVGVRCYNCNSVGHYAADCSKPRRQPGTCYACGSEEHMVSDCELNKKKNDEKMNHYNA